The window TTTGTTAGGCACCTCAAGCTCTTTTAAACTTCTCTTTTGAGATAGGTCACCATGACTTTAACTTTTGGGATGTACATTTGGTGAATGTATTCAActtatgtgttttaattgttGATTAATGAAAATGTGAAGTATTACCttataattgttatgaactacaattctagattacgaaacaagaaaaacaattaGTTCGTCGCTATTATTTCTAAAAAGGTATTTAATTTAAACATATGTGATGTAAGTTGCGCCACATATCAAAGGAATATGTGACCTTTTCAGCATCACTTAGTGTAAACTATATCATCTGGTATCATATTGGATGACTACAAAATCATCACTTATAAACCTGATACGAGACAAAAAAATAGGTCACGtaattttgtatttgatgatgtATAATTCGTCACACATATTGTTATTAAGTGACATATAATATGTCACACATATGGTTAATTTGTGATGTATAATTCGTCACACATATGGTTATTAAGTGACAAATGTTGTGTCACGTATACTGAAAAAATGTGGCGAAAATAAAATTCGTCACATGGACTATAGGTGACGCTGTATAGGTGACGCAATTGGTGACGCTAGAATTTCGTCACATATAGTCAAATGTGACgaattttcttgtttatgtgatgaattttcttgtttatgtGACGAATGTCTGTGGCCACCTAAGCCATGTTTTCTTGGTCACGTCCTCAGCAATCTACAATCTACATAGTTTTCCAAATGTTGTATATAGTTTTTGTTCTTGTAGGAAGTGCTTAGTGTAAACGATTTAATAACTTATGTTCACATAATCAAGGATAAAGTACTTCAAACATTTgccaatttgaaaggaaaaactagatataaaaaaaaattttaaaaattaaaaaagaaaaaaagaagagagactTTTTGTTTGATGTGCGAGTGTGCTACCACGTGGCCTAAATTGGTCAACGTAGAAAAGATGTGAATGTAACTGTGTTTGCACcttagatttgattataatcAAATGATGTGCGGCCGAGCAAGGAACCCCTTATCGGCTTGAGTTCTTTCTCTACCTCGTATTCAAGGTTTGAGCGAACCACCAACTGATAAAATGTATGGGTTGAGGTGAAGATGAAAAAtgttaaattaaaagaaatcgCATGTAAAAgagattaaattaaattaaattgcgaaaaaaaataaattacgaGTGCTTAAAATAAAAGTGCTTTGAAAGGAAATAGGATTGTAAAGACGAGAAGAAAAGTAAAGTGTGTAATATAAAGAATTGAAAGCCAAGTGTGTGGACTAAATTTCGTTATGTATTCCTCTGTTTCAAAAAAATTCGCAGGGAAAATGAACATCTTACTTTGCAGAAAACCGAACGAGCTTGAAATGAGACGAAGTTATAGGTTATGGCTTTTCTTGACACTGCAAAGTCTGCAAATTACAAACTGAAAGCTAATGATTAAATTTTGTCATTTCTTCTAACTCTTGATGCCATTATAAAGTTTCAGAccttacttttttttaatagaaattcAAATGACTGAATCTATATATATACGAGCTGTTCAACACACTGAGCATGATAAATGAGCAAAGCCATctggccaaaaaaaaaacattgaattAGCAAGCCCTATGTAGAATTACATTTGGAATTTATAATCGAATGTTTGAGTCTATTTAGAATTTGCATGCTTTCACACCACCAGTCCACTAATCAAAAAACAAGGTTCTCTTCTGAAGCTACTAAAACTTTTATCTCATACGAAGGGCTGAAGAATAATAATATTAGAATATGTTCAAAAAAAGATTTTGGGGTGTATccgtatttttatttatttgttaaaaaTTTTGTAGGGCTCAAATAGTCATTCACACAAGCGTATACAAgttatttaataataattttttatatggCATGTATTCGACAATATCTAGAGTGttaataaaacaattaaaaaaaaaagaaactttaGATTGATTCATGATATATATTAATTAGTGggaaaaaataattaagagaattttaaatataaaagattACATTTGACTTGTTACGTCACTACCTTTGAGTGGATTGTAATACCACTGAACGAAGTTAAGTGACAAGTCAAGTCtcacacaagtttttctccaAAAATAGGAGGCATATTCCAACACAACCGAAAGATCAAAAATGTTAAGGAGATCTTCGTAGACTTTCTAGATTCTCAAAAGTAAAACTTTTATAGACTCTATATCATCATAATTTAACGATAATTCTTATACAAAACAAAGTAACTTAGAGCTTATAAagaattttacttttaaaaaattctaaaaagttTAATCTCCTAAAGATTTCTGATTTTCGGTTCTGTTGGGTTATATATGACTCCCACAGTCGATTGGAACAAAAGTCTCGAAGGTTCATAATATATTCGTGTTGGACCAATCACTACAGTACTATGTCCATGTGCAACACGACACGTCCACTGGTGTGGGGTTTGCATGCAGAGAAGAGAGGAGGGTACGTGGTGcaataaagaaagagaagaggaTGAACGGATCGACTTTCAATTCCAACAGATCATCAAAAGATTTGCTCAAACCTTTCAAAGtaaacacacatacatacaacTCAATCCCCTCCACCTGTCCTCCCAACCAGCCACATgctccttctctttctctctctcccgcctccctccctctctctctccaacatCAACAGATTAAAGCAACAGCTTTTTCTCCAACACACACATGACAACCACGATAGATTCTTTACCTCTACATCCCTTTAACGCGTGTACTTATTATGAAAATGGGAGATTGAGACACGAGGAGGCGAGAGATTTTACCGTATAATCTATAACATCTTTTTGCCTACAACATGAGAAATTATACAATATAATCATAAACAACTTCATATTTACATCTTATAATACGTGTATTTGTTATGTCATGAGAAAAAGAGATTAAGACGAAACGAGAGATTCTACTGAGTGATCGATAAACATCTTTTTACCGATGTCTCATCATTGTGTCAAGAGAGTAGAAGAATGAGATAGGAAGAGAGACGAGATTATGACGAGAGATAATTCCACTGTGAAATACAAAACATCTTTGTGTTTAAATCTCTTCTTTGTGTTATGAGAGAAGCAGATTGAGACATGAGGAGACAACAGATATTCTACTGTGtaattaaaaacatttataTTCACATCTCTTAACACGTGTAACTCATCGTATCAAgagagtaaaaaaaattaatacacgCAAAACCTATCTACGTGTATGTTAGAATCTATACCTCTCAACTCAAGCCCAAACCTACTCAAATTTTCATCTTTGCTTTGTTCCATTCATGTAATGTGCAACAACATAATTAATAAACTGTAAAcagaaatcaaaaccaaaatccaacACCAAATGTTCACAAAATTATGTTCTTTGATTGCACCCAAAACAAGATACATGATATTCGAACATTCAAATTCGCTTCCCACTACATGTTCGATTTAACGAAAAAACACCCAGATCACAGAAAGATTAAAGTAAGGATTTCAAAATGTCAAGTGCCCAAAATATTcacaattattaattaaaagtaaCTAATTAAAACGCAAAGCaaactttaattaattagttgatcTCTCTGTCACTTACTCATACGGCACTGATAAAATTACTATAACCACCCAAACAAAGAGCTGCCTTCACATCCAGCCTCCACGCAAACCCACCACCCAACATCCTCCAAACGTCACACGGCAGCGTCAACGAGCTCCAATCCCCTGCCGACGTCCCACCACCACACCCACTGTACTGCAACGTCACCCTGCACGTGAACGCCGCCGTATAATTACTCATCACTCCCACCGCCCTCGCTGCCTTCTCCTTCATCACCAGCCACACCATCATCTCCCCCTCCCTTTGCCCCACCATGCTCCGGTACGCCCCATTCGTCCACACCACCCTCCCCGTCCCGTCGGAAATAAACCCTGGACACGTGTCCCTCTCCAGGTTCATCCTCCTCTCCCCGTCCGTACATCCTAGCCCCTCCCCTTCCACCCACGTATCCGTCACGCAGTCCACCGTCACGCACGACTTCCCAACCACCTTCGCCTCCACCACCTTACTTATACGACTTGTCGGAGAAGTCGTAGAAGTAGAATTATTATTATCGAAACTCATCCACGTGGTGGATGAGTAACTCGAGTGACTCAAGTAGGaattcctttctctctcctcagaAGACTCCTTTGGTTCCGGAGTCTCCGGCAACAGAGGCAGCGTCACAACCGTCTTTTCCTCCTCCGCCTTCGACGATCTCcttctcttatttttatttttgtcatttgggTCAACTACCGCTTTGCGCCCTGACTTCACAGACCGTGATCtcttccctctccctctcccactCTTAACGTACAAGTCACCCTTATCCGGTGTTGATCCTCCTCCGTCGACCGGCTTCGGCGCGATCGGTCTGAACTTTAACATTATCCTGTCCACCTTCGATATGCCATATTCTCCTCCGCCACCATATCCGTACCTCGCTATGCAACAGCCGCCTCTCCCgtccatctctcttctctctcctcttcgtTTCGCTAAAACTccagtgtttttctttttaacgTGCCAGGGCTCTTTTATATTCTTGCACACAAATGCTGATTGCTGAAGAATGGAGGTGGTGGGATTTATAGCAGCAGGGAGGTTGACACGTATGGATGAAGACACGTTTGTCGATAGTTACCCTAACAGCACGGGCAGGTGATTGGTTGGGCTGAGACGTGGCGTTAGGGTGTGGCGGGGCCACGTGAACGACAAATTTGTCAGTGAAATAAGGGTAAGGGTAATTATAGGAGAAAGTTTTGTAAATTAAGTAAGTTGATGgctgaattattatttaattaaatattaattaaccgtatttatttttatttgtgatatataatttagtttgtaagtttttatttaattaaaaagattaaATGTGTAGACAAAATTGATAATATTAGGGAGACTAATTTTATAAGTAAAATTTCCAAACTAAATGATCAGTTGTCAATAGAATGTGCAAGGTTACCAATGTTTAAGTCATAATCCAAGCATCAACttctatgtcatttagtttgcaaatgcctacaaatttagtctctatTATTGCCCATAAAAAATTTTGTACATAGAAATTGATGGCTAGATTATTATTGTgttgttgattaacgtgcttattttttattagtgacacgcatttagtttgcaaatttttataaatttagtcaACCTAACAATACTCGTGAAATAATAACAAAAGGGGTTAATCTCTGTTTACTATCCtaaagttttgtggttttcaacatttgatcatgaagtttttttcatcgcagagtcatacctcaagtcttaattgTATGACAGTTTCGTAAATCCTTTAAGTTTTCCGTTACAACCtctgttaagtgatgacgtagCGCCTACGTGGGCAATAATTAGACACCATGTGTTAATAAAGGCccacttaaatattaaaaaattaaaaattaaaaattttacaattttaaaaatacaaaaaaaaaaaacaaagcaaaaaacaaaaaaaaatcccccCATCTTTCTACCTCCCCCCATCCCCCTTCTTCCCTTCTTTCCTTTACAACCCGCACCTCCCTTCCTTCTATCTCTCATCTACAACCTGCAACACCACCTCCTCCACCATTCCTCTCATAACCCCcaccctcctcttcctcctcctccttctcctgcACCCCAACCCACCACATCTTCACCCATCAAACCCAAATCCCGCAAGTTCCCAccttcccttctctcctctACAACCTGCACCCAACCTCTTTTCTCTCCTCTGCAATCGCACCCACCATTCCCGCACACCCAACCCAACAAAATATCGAGGAGAGAGAAGAACCGAAGCACCAGAGCACCGAAGAAAATGAGCCACTAGGTGCCAATGgatatgaaaaaaattaaaaaataacccTAAAAACTAAACAGGTCTCTCGGCAGCCATCAAACCTTAAAATATGAAATTcatcttctttgttttttgttaattaaaatTCAACCTAAGTTTATACCTAAAGggatttgatttttgaattggaaGTGAGATGGGATAGATTTGATTTTGGATTGGGAGGTCAGATGTTCTTACCTAAAGGGATTGGCGTTGTCCAATGCCATCGCTTACACGCCGCACCCTTCCTCCTACTCCGCCACACCCTCCCTCCTACATATTCCCTCTCGCTGCTGTCAAAGACCCAGAAAAATCGAATCTACCCTCCTGAATCTGCAATAGCAACTCCTTCAGCATTGCATTTGGAGCCACACTCGGCCTTCTTCTTGCTCATCACTTACTTCTTATTCCACGATCCACATCCcaaaatatttttcaatttctcAAATACCTACTTGACAATGTCACTCTCGTTCCTCTCCTCCTGCACGGACGACGGCATTTTGGCCACCTTGACCTTCAGGTTGTT is drawn from Malus domestica chromosome 14, GDT2T_hap1 and contains these coding sequences:
- the LOC103431109 gene encoding uncharacterized protein, with translation MDGRGGCCIARYGYGGGGEYGISKVDRIMLKFRPIAPKPVDGGGSTPDKGDLYVKSGRGRGKRSRSVKSGRKAVVDPNDKNKNKRRRSSKAEEEKTVVTLPLLPETPEPKESSEERERNSYLSHSSYSSTTWMSFDNNNSTSTTSPTSRISKVVEAKVVGKSCVTVDCVTDTWVEGEGLGCTDGERRMNLERDTCPGFISDGTGRVVWTNGAYRSMVGQREGEMMVWLVMKEKAARAVGVMSNYTAAFTCRVTLQYSGCGGGTSAGDWSSLTLPCDVWRMLGGGFAWRLDVKAALCLGGYSNFISAV